The Rhodocytophaga rosea genome has a segment encoding these proteins:
- a CDS encoding ABC transporter ATP-binding protein, which yields MIEIKDIRKTFNGKEVLAGISGKFKDSDTSLIIGGSGTGKSVLLKCIVGLIKPDSGNVFFDGRDFINGDRNLRTEVRREMGMLFQGSALFDSKTVEENVMFPLDMLTPMSRQEKLDRVNFCLKRVGLENVNLRMPSEISGGMQKRVGIARAIVMNPKYLFVDEPNSGLDPLTAVTIDELIKEITDEYKMTTIVVTHDMNSVMGIGEYVMFLYKGRKVWEGDSNNIIDTDVRELKEFLFANKFIKSIKENEQS from the coding sequence ATGATTGAGATTAAAGACATTCGCAAAACCTTTAACGGCAAAGAAGTACTGGCTGGCATCAGCGGCAAGTTTAAAGACAGCGATACCAGTTTGATTATTGGCGGCAGCGGAACAGGTAAAAGCGTATTGCTCAAATGTATCGTGGGCCTGATTAAGCCCGACAGCGGCAACGTTTTCTTTGATGGCCGGGATTTTATCAATGGCGACCGCAATCTGCGTACAGAAGTCCGCCGGGAAATGGGGATGCTCTTTCAGGGAAGTGCTTTGTTTGACTCCAAGACCGTAGAAGAGAATGTGATGTTTCCTCTCGATATGCTTACGCCCATGAGCCGCCAGGAAAAACTCGACCGGGTGAATTTTTGTCTCAAACGCGTAGGTCTGGAGAATGTAAACCTGCGGATGCCTTCTGAAATCAGCGGAGGTATGCAGAAACGGGTAGGCATTGCCAGAGCAATCGTAATGAATCCGAAGTATCTCTTTGTAGACGAGCCTAACTCCGGCCTCGATCCGCTTACCGCTGTAACCATAGATGAGCTTATCAAGGAAATTACTGACGAATACAAAATGACTACTATCGTTGTTACCCATGACATGAACTCTGTGATGGGAATCGGGGAGTATGTGATGTTTTTATACAAAGGCCGCAAAGTCTGGGAAGGCGACAGCAATAACATTATTGATACAGATGTACGGGAATTGAAAGAATTTTTATTCGCCAACAAGTTTATAAAGAGTATTAAGGAGAATGAGCAGAGTTAG
- a CDS encoding MlaE family ABC transporter permease: protein MAQLGKYLTFMGNLFSNREKFNVYINRVVDECILIGIDSIFIVVIVSSFIGAVTAVQTAYNLVSPLIPTYVIGLIVRDMTVLELAPTITCVVLSGKVGSNIAGGLGTMRITEQIDALEVMGINAASYLVLPKVIASIIVFPMLVILSGFLSIFGGYLSGTLTGVITPQEYIYGIRADFNAYNVTFALIKSVVFAFLISSISSFQGFYTRGGALEVGKSSTNAVTNSCIAVLLADFILAQLLL, encoded by the coding sequence ATTGCTCAGCTCGGCAAGTACCTTACATTTATGGGAAATCTTTTCTCAAACCGCGAAAAATTCAATGTATATATAAACCGGGTGGTAGATGAATGTATCCTGATCGGAATAGACTCTATCTTTATTGTGGTGATCGTTTCCTCGTTTATCGGGGCAGTAACCGCCGTACAAACGGCTTATAACCTGGTAAGCCCTTTGATTCCGACCTACGTTATTGGCCTTATCGTTCGCGATATGACGGTTCTGGAACTCGCCCCAACCATTACATGTGTGGTACTCTCCGGAAAAGTGGGCTCCAACATTGCTGGTGGCCTAGGTACGATGCGTATCACCGAGCAAATTGATGCACTCGAAGTAATGGGAATTAATGCGGCTTCTTACCTGGTACTTCCCAAAGTCATAGCTTCTATTATCGTATTCCCAATGCTTGTGATTCTATCGGGATTCCTGAGTATTTTCGGAGGATATCTTTCCGGTACACTTACCGGCGTGATTACACCGCAGGAATATATCTACGGTATCCGCGCAGATTTTAACGCATACAATGTAACCTTTGCACTCATTAAATCAGTGGTTTTCGCTTTTCTGATTTCTTCTATATCGTCTTTCCAGGGATTTTATACCAGAGGCGGAGCCTTGGAAGTAGGAAAATCGAGTACCAATGCGGTTACCAATAGCTGTATTGCTGTGCTGCTGGCAGATTTCATTCTGGCTCAGCTTCTGCTATAA
- a CDS encoding IS630 family transposase — protein sequence MQNKEAYEQKVKRLHALLYLAQTGSIDLYFGDESGFCLTPCVPYGWIKKGEHAPILSQRSTRINVFGLLSTNNELLTYQKSGSLNADFIIECVEAFSTSISKFTVIVLDNASWHTCGLWEVKKEEWEQKGLYIFLLPKYSPHLNRIERFWKQVKYHWLKAEDYLSVEALKEALYTIFSGLGTYFKLDFKKLEVDENIILNCV from the coding sequence TTGCAAAACAAAGAAGCATATGAGCAGAAAGTCAAGCGATTACATGCTTTGCTTTATTTGGCACAGACAGGCAGTATAGATTTATATTTTGGAGACGAATCAGGGTTTTGCCTTACCCCTTGTGTACCTTATGGATGGATCAAAAAAGGCGAACACGCCCCTATTTTATCCCAAAGAAGTACAAGGATAAATGTATTTGGCTTGTTAAGTACAAATAATGAGTTGCTTACTTATCAGAAAAGTGGGAGTCTAAACGCTGACTTTATCATTGAATGTGTAGAGGCCTTCTCAACATCTATTTCCAAGTTTACTGTCATAGTCTTAGACAACGCCTCCTGGCATACATGTGGCCTATGGGAAGTCAAAAAAGAAGAATGGGAACAGAAAGGATTATACATCTTTTTGCTGCCTAAGTATAGTCCTCATCTTAACAGGATCGAACGATTTTGGAAGCAGGTGAAATATCATTGGCTCAAAGCCGAAGACTATCTGTCTGTAGAAGCGCTTAAGGAGGCACTTTATACCATCTTTTCAGGATTGGGTACTTACTTTAAACTTGATTTTAAAAAACTTGAAGTAGATGAAAATATTATACTTAATTGTGTTTAA
- a CDS encoding helix-turn-helix domain-containing protein, translated as MRYIKKITDKQKQDLEKIHKDSKSYQERNRCQCILLSNQGYQVQKLASIFQVSQLSIYKWFDRFEKTGVVGLKNQKGKGRKPILTTSNATHVEVVENSIEKEKQQLKLAKREIEAKLGTAMSEMTLKRFLKKLTTDGNVSVNG; from the coding sequence ATGCGTTATATCAAGAAGATTACAGACAAGCAAAAACAAGACTTAGAGAAGATTCATAAAGATAGTAAAAGTTATCAGGAACGTAACCGTTGCCAATGTATACTGTTATCCAATCAAGGCTATCAAGTACAGAAGTTAGCAAGCATTTTTCAAGTAAGTCAGTTAAGTATTTATAAGTGGTTTGATCGCTTTGAGAAAACAGGTGTGGTAGGGTTAAAGAACCAAAAAGGGAAAGGCAGAAAACCCATCCTTACTACCAGTAATGCTACCCATGTTGAAGTAGTGGAAAATAGCATAGAGAAAGAAAAACAACAACTTAAATTAGCTAAGCGAGAGATAGAAGCTAAATTAGGCACGGCTATGAGTGAGATGACCTTGAAGCGGTTTTTAAAAAAATTGACTACCGATGGAAACGTTTCCGTAAATGGATAA
- a CDS encoding porin family protein, with protein MNKQLLLFAVCLLTFVFPAFAQVSLIPKFGLTLGTYQLNNVEDKEFMVGFASGLGVHIPIPQSTIFSLQTEVNYIQKGAHYRRTDTPTNTPIDLALQIDSKYKINYLEIPLLFKATFGKGALKYYFMAGESIGVALGGNYTSQIEGNNQPGIKQEGKILFKVKPDQYTGEDAYFYPKGYNRVDLGIQIGTGIGLQVGKGMLFADVRYGRGVTHLIRHHKIVITEPHPYLGEIKVDVNRPADMKSRTFVFSLGYMIPVGKTN; from the coding sequence ATGAATAAACAACTCTTACTTTTTGCCGTATGCTTGCTTACTTTTGTCTTTCCTGCTTTTGCACAAGTATCTTTGATACCTAAATTTGGCCTGACCCTTGGCACTTATCAACTAAATAATGTGGAAGATAAAGAATTTATGGTAGGCTTTGCATCAGGTCTTGGTGTACACATTCCTATTCCACAGAGCACTATCTTCTCACTTCAAACAGAAGTGAATTATATTCAAAAAGGCGCTCACTATAGACGAACCGATACTCCCACAAACACGCCTATCGATTTAGCCCTCCAGATTGATAGCAAATATAAAATCAACTACTTAGAAATTCCCTTACTATTTAAAGCTACATTTGGTAAGGGTGCACTCAAATATTATTTTATGGCAGGTGAATCCATAGGTGTTGCATTGGGCGGGAACTATACCAGTCAAATCGAGGGCAATAACCAACCAGGTATTAAGCAAGAGGGCAAAATACTATTTAAAGTAAAACCTGATCAATATACCGGAGAGGATGCCTATTTTTATCCAAAGGGTTATAACCGAGTAGACCTAGGCATACAAATAGGAACAGGTATAGGCTTGCAGGTAGGCAAAGGGATGCTTTTTGCAGATGTCCGTTATGGACGAGGAGTGACTCATCTGATCAGGCATCATAAAATTGTTATTACAGAGCCCCACCCATATCTGGGAGAGATAAAAGTTGATGTAAACCGACCTGCTGATATGAAAAGCCGAACTTTTGTTTTTAGCCTTGGCTATATGATCCCTGTTGGAAAGACAAATTAA
- a CDS encoding TlpA disulfide reductase family protein gives MKYLLIFLLFGFNLFAHAQKGNFVINTQASPLIFKDIDGVEVNLEKYKGKVIVLNFWNIGCTGCEEERADLNKIYHRTKNDKLVFLSVTMNKEEKIKDWLGKHPIDYPILGNVDFLGMKGNEFFQIQCMPTTIVIDKENRVVYNQCKTIFEKENGPAFEKLLSESLSK, from the coding sequence ATGAAATATCTATTGATTTTTTTATTGTTTGGCTTCAACTTATTTGCTCATGCACAAAAAGGAAACTTTGTGATCAATACTCAAGCTTCGCCTTTAATCTTCAAAGACATAGATGGTGTAGAAGTAAATCTGGAAAAGTATAAGGGTAAAGTTATAGTGCTCAATTTCTGGAATATTGGTTGCACTGGATGTGAAGAAGAAAGAGCAGATTTAAATAAGATTTATCACCGAACAAAGAATGATAAATTAGTATTCCTTTCTGTAACAATGAACAAGGAAGAAAAAATAAAAGATTGGTTAGGTAAACACCCCATTGATTATCCAATTTTGGGGAATGTAGATTTTCTGGGGATGAAAGGGAATGAGTTCTTTCAAATTCAATGCATGCCTACTACCATTGTTATCGACAAAGAAAACAGGGTTGTATATAATCAATGTAAAACTATTTTTGAGAAGGAGAATGGGCCTGCATTTGAAAAACTCTTATCTGAATCCTTATCAAAATAA
- a CDS encoding DUF1398 domain-containing protein, whose translation MFTLSQINDIHERLGKQATLAQYLQALEAIGVVKYDSFLTDGHSEYYGKNNEKIVSPSVHKTLEITHTSNAESMHTQLHLHEQGKIDYLEMSRGLAESGIEKWTFDTIHKTITYYGKDGNKVLVEEIE comes from the coding sequence ATGTTCACCCTCAGTCAGATAAACGACATACATGAACGTCTTGGAAAACAAGCAACCCTGGCTCAATACCTGCAGGCGCTGGAAGCTATTGGCGTAGTGAAATATGATTCATTCCTAACCGATGGGCATTCAGAATATTATGGAAAGAACAATGAAAAAATAGTTTCTCCTTCTGTGCATAAGACATTGGAAATTACCCATACTAGCAATGCGGAAAGTATGCATACGCAATTACATTTACATGAGCAGGGCAAAATAGATTATCTGGAAATGTCAAGGGGATTAGCTGAGAGCGGAATTGAAAAATGGACATTTGACACCATTCATAAGACAATTACCTATTATGGTAAAGATGGGAATAAAGTATTGGTGGAAGAGATTGAGTGA
- a CDS encoding amidohydrolase family protein, translated as MPYLNSCRLFLCILLFSLTFRCTPSSPPLKEHSPEKKASQKVFAIQQVNVIPMTSGGNILPNATVIIRNERIVSLNGPIPAEAEIIDGKGKWLIPGLIDMHVHVPTDMHFGPARPTQGATLFFDTQDMMTPYIANGVTTIFELTAKAEHFGQRNEIARGDVIGPHMALAALINGGEGSGRVVNTASDGRQAVRSAKAEGYEFIKVYSDLNVETYQAIIDEAKKQGLKTIGHIPNAFKGRLEQAFVPHFGMVAHGEEFSKQTNEYSEGDAQRFAQLAKKNETWLSPTLTTMERILTQVRSLDELRASPLLQYVHPLLQSKWLTANNYNRDTSPERVAHIGQLVDFNVKLVRAFKKAGVPIVVGTDTGVSGVMAGFAVHDEIELLVKAGMTPLEALASATRLPASWLGIDNEVGTIEVGKRADLILLDADPLTDITNTRKIRGVFVNGRWVDRSTSQAMLSGLSKRNQAAKNDYDWNKRRDY; from the coding sequence ATGCCATACCTAAATTCCTGCCGTCTTTTTCTGTGCATTCTTCTTTTTTCGCTCACATTTCGCTGCACGCCTTCATCACCACCGCTGAAGGAACATTCTCCGGAAAAGAAAGCCAGTCAAAAAGTGTTTGCTATTCAACAAGTGAATGTTATCCCGATGACATCCGGAGGTAACATACTGCCCAATGCTACGGTGATCATTAGAAATGAACGGATTGTATCGCTCAATGGGCCCATTCCTGCTGAAGCTGAAATCATTGATGGTAAAGGAAAATGGCTTATTCCTGGTCTTATTGATATGCATGTGCATGTACCAACAGATATGCATTTTGGTCCGGCACGCCCGACGCAAGGAGCTACTCTATTTTTTGATACACAAGATATGATGACGCCTTACATTGCGAATGGAGTTACTACAATTTTCGAACTCACAGCTAAAGCTGAACACTTTGGCCAAAGAAACGAAATAGCCAGGGGCGATGTGATTGGGCCGCATATGGCACTGGCAGCGCTTATTAATGGAGGGGAAGGATCAGGAAGAGTAGTAAATACCGCCTCCGATGGTCGTCAAGCTGTTCGCAGTGCCAAAGCCGAAGGCTACGAGTTCATCAAGGTATATTCTGATCTGAATGTAGAGACATATCAGGCTATTATTGATGAAGCTAAGAAGCAGGGATTAAAAACCATCGGACATATTCCTAATGCATTTAAAGGCAGGCTGGAACAAGCCTTTGTGCCACATTTTGGAATGGTGGCGCATGGAGAGGAATTTTCGAAACAGACAAATGAATATAGCGAAGGGGATGCGCAGCGTTTTGCACAGCTTGCCAAAAAGAATGAAACCTGGCTGTCGCCTACCTTAACAACCATGGAGCGGATTTTAACTCAGGTGCGTTCACTAGACGAACTTCGTGCTTCTCCATTACTTCAATATGTGCATCCGCTTTTGCAGAGTAAATGGCTGACAGCTAATAATTATAACAGGGACACAAGCCCGGAACGTGTCGCTCATATCGGGCAACTGGTTGATTTCAATGTTAAATTGGTACGGGCTTTTAAAAAAGCCGGAGTACCGATTGTGGTCGGCACTGACACTGGCGTTTCTGGAGTAATGGCTGGATTTGCCGTTCATGATGAAATCGAATTGTTGGTAAAAGCCGGAATGACACCCCTGGAAGCGCTCGCCTCAGCCACCCGTTTGCCTGCCAGTTGGCTTGGTATCGATAACGAAGTGGGAACCATCGAAGTAGGCAAACGGGCAGACCTGATTTTGCTTGATGCTGACCCACTCACTGATATAACAAACACCAGAAAAATCAGGGGAGTTTTTGTCAATGGCAGATGGGTGGACCGGTCCACGAGCCAGGCTATGCTTTCCGGCCTCTCCAAGCGTAATCAAGCTGCCAAAA